A stretch of Sandaracinaceae bacterium DNA encodes these proteins:
- a CDS encoding PrsW family intramembrane metalloprotease yields the protein MYPPQGPPGPAGPPYGAGPAGASAMPDPERVRRRIGCGCYGVAMLGGVVLLFLLFIILPLATQGVGTLIAMAVGACLAFPAALVYLTVPRLLDRYDPEPAYALLMALAWGAIAACGVSAVVNTLVGGIIGGEAGEIISTVVSAPIIEEATKGVLVLGFFYFLRREFDGVVDGIIYATFCAIGFAAVENVIYYANAGLEAGAGGMIGTFVVRGVLAPWGHPLYTSMTGIGIGIARETDKVWLRPIAPVLGYAAAVFLHAVWNGTAIVLGSSEVGGLIFLFIMLPLWLLFVAAFLAIVIVLVRRRGKIIRSHLLDEVALGHLTKAELELVASAFGGLTAYFRKGKLGVEFVRAVARLALSKWHTGRAVKTSTRTVSMDFIAPLRRRIRELRAQGASPA from the coding sequence ATGTATCCGCCGCAGGGCCCACCTGGACCAGCTGGCCCGCCCTACGGCGCAGGCCCCGCGGGCGCGAGCGCGATGCCGGACCCGGAGCGGGTGCGCCGTCGGATCGGCTGCGGCTGCTACGGCGTCGCGATGCTCGGCGGCGTCGTGCTCCTCTTCCTGCTCTTCATCATCCTGCCCCTCGCGACCCAGGGCGTGGGCACGCTGATCGCGATGGCGGTCGGGGCGTGCCTCGCGTTCCCCGCGGCGCTCGTCTACCTGACGGTGCCGCGCCTGCTCGACCGCTACGATCCCGAGCCCGCCTACGCGTTGCTCATGGCGCTCGCCTGGGGCGCGATCGCGGCCTGCGGCGTGAGCGCGGTGGTCAACACCCTCGTCGGGGGCATCATCGGCGGCGAGGCGGGCGAGATCATCAGCACCGTGGTCAGCGCCCCGATCATCGAGGAGGCCACCAAGGGCGTGCTCGTACTCGGCTTCTTCTACTTCCTCCGGCGTGAGTTCGACGGGGTGGTGGACGGGATCATCTACGCCACCTTCTGCGCCATCGGCTTCGCGGCGGTCGAGAACGTCATCTACTACGCCAACGCGGGCCTCGAGGCGGGCGCGGGCGGCATGATCGGGACCTTCGTCGTGCGCGGCGTGCTCGCGCCGTGGGGGCACCCCCTCTACACGTCGATGACGGGGATCGGCATCGGGATCGCGCGCGAGACCGACAAGGTCTGGCTCCGCCCGATCGCGCCCGTCCTCGGCTACGCGGCGGCCGTCTTCCTGCACGCGGTGTGGAACGGCACGGCCATCGTGCTGGGCTCGAGCGAGGTCGGAGGCCTGATCTTCCTCTTCATCATGCTCCCGCTCTGGCTCCTGTTCGTCGCGGCGTTCCTCGCCATCGTGATCGTGCTCGTCCGACGCCGCGGCAAGATCATTCGCAGTCACCTGCTCGACGAGGTCGCGCTCGGCCACCTCACCAAGGCGGAGCTGGAGCTGGTGGCGAGCGCGTTCGGCGGGCTCACGGCCTACTTCCGCAAGGGCAAGCTGGGCGTGGAGTTCGTGCGCGCGGTCGCGCGCCTCGCGCTGAGCAAGTGGCACACGGGCCGGGCGGTCAAGACGAGCACGCGCACCGTCTCGATGGACTTCATCGCCCCGCTGCGCCGCCGCATCCGTGAGCTCCGCGCGCAGGGCGCCTCGCCGGCGTGA
- a CDS encoding acetyl-CoA carboxylase carboxyltransferase subunit alpha, protein MAHLEFEKPLVELEARIRELKVYGVRESGFEGELGKLEDRVETLQREIYDQLTVWQKVQLSRHPDRPYFLDYVERVFDDVVELHGDRSFSDDPAIISGFARLEGRTVAIIGHQKGRTTKEKVRRNFGMAHPEGYRKAMRIMELANRFRRPVLTFIDTPGAYPGIGAEERGQSEAIGMSLAVMAGLRVPVIATVIGEGGSGGALALGVANRVLMLEFATYSVITPEGCASILWRDGAEAPKAAKQLKLLATDVVKLGVVDEVIDEPRGGAHREPDEAARHLVAAVSRHLGELEQLDERALVDQRYAKFRAMGVTTDA, encoded by the coding sequence ATGGCCCATCTGGAATTCGAAAAGCCCCTCGTCGAGCTCGAGGCCCGCATCCGCGAGCTCAAGGTGTACGGCGTCCGCGAGAGCGGCTTCGAGGGCGAGCTCGGCAAGCTCGAGGATCGCGTCGAGACGCTCCAGCGCGAGATCTACGACCAGCTCACCGTCTGGCAGAAGGTCCAGCTGAGCCGCCACCCCGACCGGCCGTACTTCCTGGACTACGTCGAGCGCGTGTTCGACGACGTGGTCGAGCTCCACGGGGACCGCTCGTTCTCCGATGATCCGGCGATCATCAGCGGCTTCGCGCGGCTCGAGGGGCGCACCGTCGCGATCATCGGGCACCAGAAGGGGCGCACCACCAAGGAGAAGGTGCGGCGTAACTTCGGCATGGCGCACCCCGAGGGCTACCGGAAGGCGATGCGCATCATGGAGCTCGCCAACCGCTTCCGCCGACCGGTGCTCACCTTCATCGACACCCCGGGGGCGTACCCGGGCATCGGGGCGGAGGAGCGCGGGCAGTCGGAGGCGATCGGCATGTCGCTCGCCGTGATGGCCGGCCTGCGCGTCCCGGTGATCGCCACCGTCATCGGGGAGGGCGGCTCGGGCGGCGCGCTCGCGCTCGGCGTGGCCAACCGCGTCCTCATGCTCGAGTTCGCGACCTACAGCGTCATCACGCCCGAGGGCTGCGCGTCGATCCTGTGGCGTGACGGCGCCGAGGCGCCGAAGGCCGCCAAGCAGCTCAAGCTCCTCGCCACCGACGTCGTGAAGCTCGGCGTGGTCGACGAGGTGATCGACGAGCCGCGCGGGGGCGCGCATCGCGAGCCCGACGAGGCGGCGCGCCACCTCGTGGCCGCGGTGTCGAGGCACCTGGGCGAGCTCGAGCAGCTCGACGAGCGCGCGCTGGTCGACCAGCGCTACGCGAAGTTCCGCGCGATGGGCGTGACGACCGACGCCTGA
- a CDS encoding adenylate/guanylate cyclase domain-containing protein, with protein MSRLTIIGPDGRQDVDLLAHNTLGRHPNNTVQVLDRIVSKEHCHVDHEGGRWILRDLGSLNGTYVNGERISEKFLNPGDEIMLGSTRIIFDPQNAPGARPAQASQPEPPPPPPPVQETRPQAPPQAFDGPPAPPPPIAPSTLAQGGMSPQMTPGGGLPVPDPKMSRVTIAPGMVESHIRTKLAPLIDQSFLPERLIQDSDALRRDYEKLRVSYELARAIGAELDIDKALVKILDAAFQLLRADRGVILLYDEERELLPRCVRTREGGQDPNEEVVISSTIVEQVLRDKAAVLSSDATVDSRFQGAHSIIMQGIRSSMAVPLLHSAEVFGIMVLDSQIATNAFTEKDLQLFQNVANQAAVAIQNSLYAAKLEQEAITRERFQRLLSPAIAQQVIEGRVEVKKGGEARITSVLFSDIRGFTAMSESQAAQEIVDMLNEYFERMVEVIFNYEGTLDKFVGDEIMALFGAPVSHPDDPYRAVKTALEMKAVLAQFNLEREEAGQPTIQIGIGINTGECVAGYLGSSKALEYTVIGDTVNTGARLCSIAKAGEIIISENTFAAVKDHFEVVELPPTQVKGKAHALKIFNVVGEKTGTFGVEHTRPA; from the coding sequence ATGTCCCGCCTGACGATCATCGGCCCGGACGGCCGCCAGGACGTAGATCTCCTGGCTCACAACACCCTGGGTCGACACCCCAACAACACGGTGCAGGTCTTGGACCGCATCGTGTCGAAGGAGCACTGCCACGTCGACCACGAGGGTGGGCGTTGGATATTGCGCGACCTGGGCTCGCTGAACGGCACGTACGTCAACGGCGAGCGCATCAGCGAGAAGTTCCTGAACCCGGGCGACGAGATCATGCTGGGCTCGACCCGGATCATCTTCGACCCGCAGAACGCGCCGGGGGCGCGGCCGGCTCAGGCCTCGCAGCCCGAGCCCCCGCCGCCGCCGCCCCCCGTCCAGGAGACCCGGCCGCAGGCGCCGCCCCAGGCCTTCGACGGTCCGCCCGCGCCGCCCCCGCCGATCGCGCCGAGCACGCTCGCCCAGGGCGGGATGTCGCCACAGATGACGCCGGGCGGGGGGCTGCCGGTCCCGGACCCGAAGATGTCGCGGGTGACGATCGCGCCCGGCATGGTCGAGAGCCACATCCGGACGAAGCTCGCGCCGCTGATCGACCAGAGCTTCCTGCCCGAGCGGCTCATCCAGGACAGCGACGCGCTCCGCCGCGACTACGAGAAGCTCCGGGTGAGCTATGAGCTGGCGCGCGCGATCGGCGCCGAGCTCGACATCGACAAGGCGCTCGTGAAGATCCTCGACGCGGCCTTCCAGCTGCTGCGCGCGGACCGCGGCGTGATCCTCCTCTACGACGAGGAGCGCGAGCTGCTGCCGCGCTGCGTCCGCACGCGCGAGGGCGGGCAGGACCCGAACGAAGAGGTCGTGATCTCGAGCACGATCGTCGAGCAGGTGCTGCGCGACAAGGCGGCGGTGCTCTCGAGCGACGCCACGGTCGACTCACGCTTCCAGGGCGCGCACTCGATCATCATGCAGGGCATCCGCTCGAGCATGGCCGTGCCGCTGCTCCACTCGGCCGAGGTCTTCGGGATCATGGTCCTCGACTCTCAGATCGCGACCAACGCGTTCACCGAGAAGGACCTGCAGCTGTTCCAGAACGTCGCCAACCAGGCGGCGGTCGCCATCCAGAACTCGCTCTACGCGGCGAAGCTCGAGCAGGAGGCGATCACCCGCGAGCGCTTCCAGCGGCTCCTGAGCCCGGCCATCGCGCAGCAGGTCATCGAGGGCCGCGTCGAGGTCAAGAAGGGCGGCGAGGCGCGCATCACCTCCGTGCTCTTCAGCGACATTCGCGGCTTCACGGCGATGAGCGAGTCGCAGGCGGCGCAAGAGATCGTCGACATGCTCAACGAGTACTTCGAGCGCATGGTGGAGGTGATCTTCAATTACGAGGGCACCCTCGACAAGTTCGTCGGCGACGAGATCATGGCCCTGTTCGGAGCGCCCGTGAGCCACCCCGACGATCCCTACCGCGCGGTCAAGACGGCCCTCGAGATGAAGGCGGTGCTCGCTCAGTTCAACCTCGAGCGCGAGGAGGCGGGCCAGCCGACGATCCAGATCGGCATCGGCATCAACACCGGCGAGTGCGTCGCGGGGTACCTGGGGAGCAGCAAGGCGCTCGAGTACACGGTCATCGGTGACACGGTGAACACCGGCGCGCGGCTCTGCTCGATCGCCAAGGCGGGCGAGATCATCATCAGCGAGAACACCTTCGCGGCGGTCAAGGATCACTTCGAGGTGGTGGAGCTCCCCCCGACGCAGGTGAAGGGCAAGGCTCACGCCCTCAAGATCTTCAACGTGGTGGGGGAGAAGACGGGCACCTTCGGGGTCGAGCACACGCGCCCCGCTTGA
- the rpoZ gene encoding DNA-directed RNA polymerase subunit omega encodes MARVTVEDCLEHEENRFALVILAAKRCRQIMKGAPALVHSKNRAAVTALREIADKKVYWNRPVREAVDEFIAEQKSVDELR; translated from the coding sequence ATGGCCCGCGTAACCGTCGAAGACTGCCTCGAGCACGAAGAGAACCGCTTCGCACTGGTCATCCTGGCCGCCAAGCGCTGCCGGCAGATCATGAAGGGCGCCCCCGCCCTCGTGCACAGCAAGAACCGCGCGGCCGTCACGGCGCTCCGCGAGATCGCGGACAAGAAGGTCTACTGGAACCGCCCCGTGCGCGAAGCGGTGGACGAGTTCATCGCCGAGCAGAAGAGCGTCGACGAGCTGCGCTGA
- the groES gene encoding co-chaperone GroES: MAIRPLHDRVIIQRVKEEEKTKGGIIIPDTAKEKPIEGKVIAVGNGKILEDGSVRKLEVKKGDRVLFGKYAGTDVKIDGEDHLILREDDILGVVE; this comes from the coding sequence ATGGCGATTCGTCCCCTGCACGACCGCGTGATCATTCAGCGCGTCAAAGAAGAAGAGAAGACCAAGGGCGGCATCATCATCCCCGATACGGCCAAAGAGAAGCCGATCGAGGGCAAGGTGATCGCGGTCGGGAACGGCAAGATCCTCGAGGACGGCAGCGTCCGCAAGCTCGAGGTGAAGAAGGGCGACCGCGTCCTCTTCGGCAAGTACGCCGGCACCGACGTCAAGATCGACGGTGAGGATCACCTGATCCTCCGCGAGGACGACATCCTCGGCGTCGTCGAGTGA